One Erysipelothrix amsterdamensis DNA window includes the following coding sequences:
- a CDS encoding LicD family protein encodes MNELQREDYNILVWVKAFCDRENINYFLYAGTLLGAIRHQGFIPWDDDVDIAMEREDFDRFDALMAQELKNNTPYRYQSRQNDKYLAIEFSKVRSDILKIKETVSKTQKGYEGAWVDIFPMDRVPDDETLRRKQFEQVNKYTRLLRIFLLVQETENDKGAKLILKKTMQFLNEKLYKINIFIPILMKKRYKAMTQYRDVETSCIGDLGYLYFENYDQYNTSIIERKHIKEPIETLFEDEMFKIPSDADAVLTRAFGDYMTLPAEEDRKIHRIETLES; translated from the coding sequence ATGAACGAATTACAACGCGAAGATTATAATATATTAGTATGGGTTAAAGCATTCTGTGATCGTGAAAACATCAATTATTTCTTATATGCCGGTACGTTACTGGGGGCAATTCGTCATCAAGGATTTATTCCTTGGGATGATGACGTTGATATCGCAATGGAACGTGAGGATTTTGATCGTTTTGATGCATTAATGGCGCAAGAACTTAAAAATAATACACCTTATCGTTACCAATCACGTCAAAACGATAAATACCTTGCCATTGAATTTTCAAAAGTACGATCCGATATTCTTAAAATTAAAGAAACCGTATCAAAAACACAAAAAGGATATGAAGGTGCATGGGTCGATATTTTCCCTATGGATCGCGTGCCTGATGATGAAACCTTACGTCGCAAGCAGTTTGAACAGGTTAATAAATACACACGTCTTTTACGCATTTTCTTATTAGTTCAAGAAACAGAAAATGATAAAGGTGCAAAACTCATTTTGAAGAAAACCATGCAATTTCTTAATGAAAAACTGTATAAGATTAATATCTTTATTCCAATTCTTATGAAAAAACGCTATAAAGCAATGACACAATACCGAGACGTCGAGACATCATGTATCGGTGACTTAGGTTACTTATACTTTGAAAATTACGATCAATACAACACATCAATCATTGAACGTAAACATATCAAAGAACCTATTGAAACACTATTCGAAGATGAGATGTTTAAAATCCCTTCGGATGCGGATGCAGTTCTAACGCGTGCCTTTGGCGACTATATGACGCTACCCGCAGAAGAAGATCGAAAAATACATCGCATTGAAACACTTGAATCCTAA
- a CDS encoding dicarboxylate/amino acid:cation symporter: MKKNNFTRRIVWTLVLGLGVGLGFIFLRETLIGNGNASLWKQINDLLFADILHESNPTAIGIFFIIGQIFMRLLQLVLVPLIFTSIVRSIQQIQETRVLNKLAKKGFANFMQLLAIAIILASTTGFTAYKLGVFQISNLSAIEITEGVVNQTNPLSMILNAFNNNALGTLSSNSNIIAVVVLALIVGVMSHQLGEKMEVLPKLVDEIYLLSMKLLDLVIMKFGPIAIFCLLVRTLASYGIDYLQPALIYMILTSLTLLVLGFAVFPIFIAFKTGLSPLPFIKKMYKVAVFGFSTSSSAATLPLTQETVMNELGVDESVASFIVPLASTINMTGTAVMQIIATLFVASVAGYHVGIIELISIILLTIIGSISTPAAPGSGAILLFTILTGMGYTNQYALAAYSFILAINRPVEMLVTAINVVDDGVSAVCVAHDLEQLDLKTYHEFPQALQAEEQVLVKS; this comes from the coding sequence ATGAAGAAAAATAACTTCACACGTAGAATTGTTTGGACCTTGGTTTTAGGTTTAGGAGTGGGTCTTGGTTTTATATTTTTAAGAGAGACCTTGATTGGAAATGGTAATGCATCGCTTTGGAAGCAGATCAACGATTTGTTATTTGCGGATATCTTACATGAGTCAAATCCGACGGCCATAGGGATTTTCTTTATTATTGGACAAATCTTCATGCGTTTGTTGCAACTTGTTTTAGTACCACTAATCTTTACATCGATTGTAAGATCGATTCAACAAATCCAAGAAACACGCGTACTCAATAAACTTGCGAAGAAAGGGTTTGCGAACTTTATGCAACTCTTAGCGATCGCAATTATACTTGCAAGTACTACTGGTTTTACCGCATACAAATTGGGCGTATTTCAAATATCCAATTTAAGTGCGATTGAGATTACAGAAGGGGTTGTAAATCAAACAAACCCACTGTCAATGATTTTGAATGCTTTCAATAATAATGCACTCGGAACACTAAGCAGTAATTCAAATATTATTGCCGTCGTCGTTCTTGCGTTGATTGTTGGTGTGATGTCACATCAACTTGGCGAGAAGATGGAAGTCTTACCAAAACTTGTCGATGAAATCTATCTTCTGTCGATGAAATTATTGGATCTTGTGATTATGAAATTCGGTCCAATCGCAATCTTCTGTTTACTTGTTAGAACGCTTGCATCATACGGGATTGATTACTTACAGCCGGCACTTATCTATATGATACTGACGTCATTAACACTTCTTGTTCTTGGATTTGCAGTGTTTCCGATATTCATTGCATTTAAAACAGGATTATCGCCACTTCCATTTATTAAGAAGATGTATAAAGTTGCTGTATTTGGTTTTTCAACCTCATCTTCAGCTGCAACCCTTCCATTAACTCAAGAAACGGTGATGAACGAACTCGGTGTAGATGAATCCGTTGCATCGTTTATCGTACCACTGGCATCAACCATAAACATGACGGGGACTGCAGTCATGCAAATTATTGCGACATTGTTTGTCGCATCCGTAGCGGGTTATCATGTTGGTATTATTGAACTAATATCGATAATTCTCTTGACCATTATTGGATCAATCAGTACTCCTGCGGCACCAGGATCAGGAGCAATCTTACTCTTCACAATTCTTACCGGAATGGGCTATACAAATCAGTATGCTTTAGCTGCATACAGTTTCATCCTCGCAATTAACCGTCCTGTAGAAATGTTGGTGACGGCCATAAATGTGGTGGATGATGGAGTCAGTGCAGTCTGTGTTGCACATGATTTAGAACAATTAGATCTTAAAACCTATCATGAATTCCCTCAAGCACTTCAAGCTGAGGAACAAGTTCTTGTGAAATCATAA
- a CDS encoding IS3-like element ISErh1 family transposase (programmed frameshift), whose translation MGTRTMHSYETKMKVIEMKLAGYSSRFIQTELGIKNVTQVKTWWRWYRNGEHYRFSQPVGKQYTFGKGPEGDTVEETQRLRIKSLEQQIELFKKVFGKRKDVVPEIIIKLVEEYRNTVSIKDILNLFGVPKSTYYRWTKKEQLESNNYSVNEALVIELCKENKFRYGYRKITALIRKERIINKNTVQKIMQKHQCQCRVKVKRYRKNKNPKIIMPNIINRDFKSLRPLEKLVTDITYIPYGHKMLYLSTIMDLYNGEIIASTLSDRQNLECVVDTLNQLPDIVQPCILHSDQGSVYTSKEYQLKVKNKSITMSMSRKGTPADNAPIESFHASLKCETFELNPDLKGSTEIVSQTVINYLKYYNENRIQEKLGYQSPVNYRLTSS comes from the exons ATGGGAACACGAACTATGCATAGCTATGAGACAAAGATGAAAGTTATAGAAATGAAATTGGCAGGCTACTCAAGCAGGTTTATTCAGACTGAACTTGGAATAAAAAATGTAACACAAGTCAAAACATGGTGGAGATGGTATCGAAATGGTGAACACTACCGATTTTCTCAACCTGTAGGCAAGCAATATACTTTTGGAAAAGGGCCTGAAGGAGACACGGTCGAAGAAACACAAAGACTTAGAATCAAATCTTTGGAGCAACAAATTGAACTAT TTAAAAAAGTATTTGGAAAGAGAAAGGATGTGGTTCCTGAAATAATCATCAAGCTCGTTGAAGAGTATCGCAACACTGTATCTATTAAAGATATCTTGAATCTTTTTGGGGTACCTAAGTCAACGTATTACCGTTGGACTAAAAAAGAGCAACTTGAGTCTAATAATTATTCTGTCAATGAAGCATTAGTAATTGAACTTTGTAAAGAAAATAAATTTCGTTATGGATATCGAAAAATAACTGCATTAATTCGAAAAGAAAGAATTATCAATAAGAACACTGTTCAAAAGATAATGCAGAAACACCAATGTCAATGCCGTGTTAAGGTCAAACGGTATAGAAAAAACAAAAATCCGAAGATCATTATGCCCAATATCATTAATCGCGACTTTAAATCACTACGTCCTCTAGAGAAATTGGTGACAGATATCACTTACATCCCTTATGGCCATAAGATGCTCTATTTATCTACGATCATGGATTTATATAATGGTGAGATTATTGCGTCTACATTGAGTGACAGACAAAACCTAGAATGTGTGGTTGATACATTAAATCAACTTCCGGATATCGTTCAGCCATGTATTCTTCATTCTGATCAAGGGAGTGTCTATACATCAAAAGAGTATCAACTCAAAGTAAAAAATAAAAGCATTACCATGAGTATGTCCCGTAAGGGTACACCCGCTGATAATGCTCCTATCGAATCGTTTCATGCCTCGCTAAAGTGTGAAACATTCGAATTAAACCCAGACCTAAAGGGTTCTACTGAAATTGTATCACAAACTGTGATAAACTATTTAAAATATTACAATGAAAATCGAATACAAGAAAAGCTAGGATATCAATCTCCCGTAAATTATCGGTTAACTTCATCCTAA
- a CDS encoding nuclease-related domain-containing protein produces the protein MKPIRYRIYQHKIKKKKAKDRGMQFELEAFNLLSQDSNTFVYHSTYIPIVRNNGITEIDLIVVNRSGIACFEVKYTKHPFIGSYDDALWFKKDTDQSIRNPFIQNRYHVEALASYLGIDASLIKNCVLVNQIDRPIRDLYTLSSARSFSKGAKLSRIEVRRINRLLLRRQRFMILKRWKHRRYRKRIAKKNRTTS, from the coding sequence ATGAAGCCAATTCGTTATCGTATCTATCAGCATAAAATCAAAAAAAAGAAGGCCAAAGATCGAGGTATGCAATTTGAACTCGAAGCGTTCAATCTGTTATCTCAAGACTCAAATACATTTGTATATCATAGTACCTATATTCCTATTGTTCGCAATAACGGAATAACAGAAATTGATTTGATTGTCGTAAATCGAAGCGGTATCGCTTGCTTTGAAGTTAAGTACACAAAGCATCCATTCATCGGTTCTTATGATGATGCATTATGGTTTAAGAAAGATACCGACCAATCAATACGTAATCCATTTATACAAAACCGTTATCACGTAGAAGCACTCGCATCGTACTTAGGGATTGATGCTTCACTTATCAAAAATTGTGTACTGGTCAATCAAATTGATCGCCCGATTAGAGATCTGTATACCCTAAGCTCGGCACGCTCATTTTCGAAGGGTGCCAAACTATCCCGTATTGAAGTTCGAAGGATTAATCGATTATTGCTTCGGCGTCAACGCTTCATGATTTTGAAAAGATGGAAGCATCGGCGTTACCGTAAACGAATTGCAAAGAAAAACAGAACGACTTCTTAG
- a CDS encoding N-acetylmuramoyl-L-alanine amidase family protein — MRMLSMLLILSFVSGFSFFSQPIFAEERKPRERDLVALKAYLISLEDMDDETVDLGRHAEKVEKYIQIIEKTAIPNRQEKINQIKKMVEDSTKRKRRIRNLERFENTLMRKGILSDSQKKYFIDRSKETADDSQLDELKKEVENIEHQIMQDSQYVELYLKAIDSFDKIRKDMRNYYAEELANIWLNSKNFEGQVVPYFEKIEAEHVRKGGKAWKRPQNESVEGNDDSSVGESEQREDEAQRIQFINKQKALSNDLKISFKFLTIKDINKFLALINASQTTQELDAIRDQATKLNQENQLFMNHTERLRQQIQKSYKITDKDKQILTNQLNHAIASRSILEVNQITQAIKSLESKFIKVEQIPHQGNLVVSKLDPKPNLIVKHSQGWQGEKGKSTYRDKTLELVKGRWETISGSRYYFDNLGKPLTGLISIVNNKFYIDHEKGMVTGWRKISDKWHYFTLKGALKNQWKSIKGIWYYFDSSSEMVIGWKKIANKWYYFENSGAMATGWKQIKQKWYYLDKSGSMATSWKKIKNKWYYLEPSGAMATGWKYLNHKWYYFKDGGQMIVGKASIHNRTYYFDTQGALKK; from the coding sequence ATGAGAATGTTATCGATGTTACTCATTTTATCATTCGTATCCGGTTTTTCGTTTTTTTCTCAGCCAATTTTTGCAGAGGAGCGAAAACCTAGAGAACGTGATTTAGTCGCTTTAAAAGCCTATCTCATTTCATTAGAAGATATGGATGATGAAACTGTTGATTTGGGACGTCATGCGGAAAAAGTTGAAAAGTATATTCAAATTATTGAAAAAACAGCAATCCCGAATCGTCAAGAAAAAATAAATCAGATAAAGAAAATGGTTGAAGACTCAACCAAACGAAAACGAAGAATACGTAATCTAGAGCGTTTTGAGAACACTTTAATGCGAAAAGGTATTTTGTCAGATTCTCAGAAAAAATATTTTATTGATCGATCTAAAGAGACTGCGGATGATTCCCAACTTGATGAGCTTAAAAAAGAAGTTGAAAATATAGAACATCAAATTATGCAGGATAGTCAATACGTCGAACTTTATCTTAAAGCAATTGATTCGTTTGATAAAATCCGTAAAGATATGAGAAATTATTATGCAGAAGAACTTGCGAACATTTGGTTGAATTCTAAAAATTTTGAAGGACAAGTGGTTCCTTATTTTGAGAAAATTGAGGCTGAACATGTTCGTAAGGGTGGGAAAGCATGGAAGCGTCCACAAAATGAGTCTGTAGAGGGTAATGACGATTCAAGTGTTGGTGAGTCTGAACAACGTGAAGATGAAGCGCAACGAATTCAATTCATTAATAAGCAGAAGGCTTTAAGCAACGATTTGAAAATATCGTTTAAATTTTTAACAATTAAAGATATCAATAAGTTTTTAGCTCTCATTAATGCTTCGCAAACAACACAAGAACTTGATGCGATACGAGATCAAGCAACTAAGCTAAATCAAGAGAATCAGTTGTTCATGAATCACACAGAGCGTTTAAGACAGCAAATTCAAAAAAGTTATAAGATAACTGATAAAGATAAGCAAATCTTAACAAATCAACTGAATCATGCAATTGCAAGTCGCAGTATTTTGGAAGTGAATCAGATTACACAGGCAATAAAATCTTTAGAATCAAAATTTATTAAAGTAGAACAAATCCCTCATCAAGGGAATCTTGTAGTTTCAAAACTGGATCCAAAACCAAACTTAATCGTAAAACATAGCCAAGGATGGCAAGGCGAAAAAGGAAAGTCTACTTATCGTGACAAGACTTTAGAACTTGTTAAGGGGCGTTGGGAGACAATCTCGGGTTCCCGTTATTATTTCGATAATTTAGGAAAACCTTTGACCGGCCTGATTTCAATCGTGAATAATAAATTTTATATCGATCATGAAAAAGGTATGGTGACCGGTTGGAGAAAAATATCTGATAAGTGGCACTACTTTACCCTAAAAGGTGCACTCAAGAACCAGTGGAAATCGATTAAGGGTATTTGGTACTATTTTGACTCAAGTTCAGAAATGGTAATAGGATGGAAAAAAATAGCCAATAAATGGTATTACTTTGAAAACTCAGGAGCTATGGCAACGGGCTGGAAACAGATTAAACAGAAATGGTACTACTTAGATAAATCGGGATCGATGGCAACATCATGGAAGAAAATTAAAAATAAGTGGTACTACTTAGAACCTTCTGGTGCAATGGCAACAGGATGGAAATACCTCAATCATAAATGGTACTATTTTAAAGACGGTGGCCAGATGATAGTTGGAAAAGCATCCATTCATAACAGAACTTATTATTTTGATACTCAAGGAGCACTAAAAAAATAG
- a CDS encoding MepB family protein, with protein sequence MSEGIKLLCEEDISVDVISKDPFNEAYAGMNVLIANQFEFVFREGRSTPKKLGHFVTLWQKDSQGLKNIPYHQSDMKDGLIIYISDERDPGFFVVHIRDMDQFKILQSEHVPGKMGFRVYHPSILLTSSQAQKTQTKMKPYFISISDPNFKKRILSYCGA encoded by the coding sequence ATGTCAGAAGGTATTAAGCTATTATGTGAGGAAGATATAAGTGTTGATGTTATATCAAAAGATCCATTTAATGAAGCGTATGCGGGAATGAATGTTCTTATTGCGAACCAGTTTGAATTTGTATTTCGAGAAGGACGCAGCACGCCCAAAAAACTGGGTCATTTTGTTACCTTGTGGCAGAAAGATTCTCAAGGACTCAAAAACATACCGTATCATCAATCAGATATGAAGGATGGACTGATTATTTATATTTCGGATGAACGTGATCCGGGTTTTTTTGTGGTCCATATTAGGGATATGGATCAATTTAAAATCTTACAAAGCGAACATGTTCCTGGAAAGATGGGCTTTAGGGTATATCATCCAAGCATCCTATTAACCTCATCACAAGCTCAAAAAACGCAAACCAAAATGAAGCCTTATTTTATTTCGATTTCAGACCCTAATTTTAAAAAACGTATTTTATCGTATTGTGGTGCTTGA
- a CDS encoding DUF2513 domain-containing protein, producing MKLNIDCVRDILLHLEHTEPTITFEDLSLNDLQNTNDIKECMDHLHKMHQANIVTLSSTDSENPSIQLTQNGKNLIEAVKDTNLYNEFKNEINQKYPIYTVEIFAYGLFAYRSTRYGY from the coding sequence ATGAAACTAAATATTGATTGTGTACGAGATATCCTACTCCATCTCGAACATACAGAGCCAACCATTACTTTCGAGGACCTATCCCTCAATGATTTACAAAATACAAATGATATAAAAGAATGCATGGATCATTTACATAAAATGCATCAGGCAAACATTGTTACACTATCTTCTACTGATTCTGAGAACCCTTCAATTCAATTAACACAAAACGGGAAAAACCTCATCGAGGCAGTCAAAGATACAAACCTATATAATGAATTTAAAAATGAAATTAATCAGAAATATCCAATTTATACGGTAGAAATATTTGCATACGGACTTTTTGCTTATCGATCTACACGGTATGGATATTAA
- a CDS encoding coenzyme F420-0:L-glutamate ligase: MERKIGTVSRGVRCPIIREGDDLAQIVTESILEAGKSENFDVRDRDIIALTESIVARAQGNYVSVDAIAKDVNKKMEGGTVGVIFPILSRNRFSICLRGIAKGVDKVVLMLSYPSDEVGNELVSLDQLDASGINPYSDVLSLEQYRSLFGENKHPFTGIDYVSYYASIIEEAGTEVEIIFSNNPRTILDYTDKVLACDIHTNARTKRILRDNGAKIVCGLDDILNESVDGSGYNERYGLLGSNKSTEDSVKLFPRECTDLVEDIQKRMLEATSKHVEVMVYGDGAFKDPIGKIWELADPTVSPAYTTGLEGTPNELKLKYLADNDFKDLQGEALKKAIESHIKEKDDNLVGNMAAQGTTPRRLVDLIGSLCDLTSGSGDKGTPIVFVQGYFDNFAD; the protein is encoded by the coding sequence ATGGAAAGAAAAATTGGTACTGTTTCAAGAGGTGTTCGTTGTCCGATCATTCGTGAAGGTGATGATTTAGCTCAAATCGTTACAGAAAGCATTTTGGAAGCTGGGAAGAGTGAAAATTTTGATGTTCGTGATCGTGATATTATCGCATTAACGGAATCCATTGTCGCTCGTGCTCAAGGAAATTATGTTTCTGTTGATGCCATTGCGAAAGATGTAAATAAAAAAATGGAAGGTGGAACAGTGGGTGTTATTTTCCCAATTCTTTCACGAAATCGTTTTTCAATTTGTTTACGTGGAATCGCTAAAGGTGTTGATAAGGTTGTGCTCATGTTAAGTTACCCTTCAGATGAAGTAGGGAATGAACTTGTGAGTTTAGACCAGCTTGATGCATCAGGTATTAACCCATATAGTGATGTTCTAAGTCTTGAGCAATATCGTAGTTTATTTGGAGAAAACAAGCATCCATTTACGGGTATTGATTACGTTTCTTACTATGCAAGTATAATTGAAGAAGCAGGAACTGAGGTTGAAATTATTTTCTCAAACAATCCTCGTACAATCTTAGATTATACTGATAAAGTTTTAGCGTGTGATATTCATACCAATGCGCGTACAAAACGTATTTTACGTGATAATGGCGCAAAAATTGTTTGTGGACTTGATGATATTCTAAATGAAAGTGTAGACGGTAGTGGATACAATGAACGCTATGGTTTACTTGGCTCAAATAAATCTACTGAAGATTCTGTAAAACTTTTCCCAAGAGAATGTACAGATTTAGTTGAAGATATTCAAAAACGTATGCTTGAAGCAACTTCGAAGCATGTTGAAGTGATGGTCTATGGTGATGGGGCATTTAAAGATCCAATTGGTAAAATTTGGGAACTTGCAGATCCTACCGTTTCACCGGCTTACACAACAGGTTTAGAAGGTACTCCAAATGAGTTAAAATTGAAGTATCTAGCAGATAATGATTTTAAAGATTTACAAGGTGAGGCTTTGAAGAAAGCAATCGAATCTCATATTAAAGAGAAAGATGATAATCTTGTAGGTAATATGGCAGCTCAAGGGACGACACCTCGTCGATTAGTTGACCTTATTGGTTCACTTTGTGATTTAACAAGTGGATCTGGCGATAAAGGAACACCAATCGTATTTGTTCAAGGTTATTTCGATAACTTTGCAGATTAA
- the pip gene encoding prolyl aminopeptidase — translation MEITDRLLTQDGQSIAVYTHGNKQNPAVVFLHGGPGGCISEKSFSFFDLNKWFVIAFDQRGCGQSKPFATLVNNTPFSGVEDLEMIRRHYEIESWTVFGGSYGSTLALLYAIKHPNRVSQLVLRGIFLGRQSDVDWLYQEGASYFYPEEHEAFKAVIAPNDRHDLIRAYYNVFTGTDDVQKQLCAKAWSTWESSLVHLIPKSQDLEVTDADISLATLECHFFANQMFWDDDNYLLNHINQIQTIPTEIVHGRYDVDCRPSGAYELAQRLDSVHLHLVEASGHSPYDDAMFEQLVGIMKDLEIK, via the coding sequence ATGGAAATTACAGATCGATTATTAACTCAAGATGGACAATCTATAGCGGTTTATACGCATGGAAATAAGCAAAATCCAGCCGTTGTCTTTCTACATGGTGGGCCGGGTGGTTGTATCTCGGAGAAGTCTTTTAGTTTTTTTGATTTAAATAAATGGTTTGTGATCGCCTTTGATCAACGTGGTTGTGGTCAATCAAAGCCTTTCGCAACATTAGTAAATAATACACCGTTTTCAGGTGTAGAGGATTTGGAGATGATTCGACGTCATTATGAGATTGAATCTTGGACTGTTTTTGGTGGGAGTTATGGATCGACACTTGCCTTGTTGTATGCGATTAAACATCCCAACCGTGTATCGCAATTAGTATTACGCGGTATTTTTCTTGGAAGACAATCGGATGTTGATTGGCTTTATCAAGAAGGTGCGTCCTACTTCTATCCTGAAGAACATGAAGCGTTTAAAGCTGTTATTGCCCCTAATGATCGTCATGATTTAATTAGGGCATATTATAATGTTTTTACGGGAACAGATGATGTTCAAAAGCAACTGTGTGCAAAAGCGTGGTCAACATGGGAAAGTTCGCTGGTCCATTTAATTCCTAAGTCGCAAGATTTAGAAGTTACTGATGCAGACATAAGTCTAGCAACGCTTGAATGTCATTTTTTCGCAAACCAAATGTTTTGGGATGATGATAATTATCTTCTAAATCACATCAATCAGATTCAAACTATTCCTACGGAAATTGTTCACGGTCGTTATGATGTTGATTGTAGACCAAGTGGGGCATACGAATTAGCACAAAGGTTAGATTCTGTGCACTTGCATCTTGTTGAGGCAAGTGGTCATAGTCCTTATGATGATGCAATGTTTGAACAATTAGTTGGTATAATGAAAGATCTCGAGATTAAATAG
- a CDS encoding Cof-type HAD-IIB family hydrolase — protein MIKLIASDIDGTLLNSEHVITDRTREVIHAARNQGYEFMLATGRNYESAASIAEALDLDPHQIPIVSLNGMRVEHPIRNYRAIQAPMSYEACERMETLGTKYFMGILYCFEDIIYFQMDARSEEDFVFGEDEDRLRFFSDGARVSKVDHLSDLRHRFEAGDSILKIVYIQNADYTELVKERIALDMDADYDLLMVAPGWAEIMPKRINKGDAIMAYAAYRGIKPDEVLCFGDSDNDLTMIKQAGIGVAMENARHSLKIVADTVTCTNNENGVAEYIAEHLLNSFVKV, from the coding sequence ATGATTAAGTTAATTGCAAGTGATATTGATGGTACTTTATTGAATTCTGAACATGTCATTACAGATCGTACGCGAGAGGTGATTCATGCAGCACGCAATCAAGGGTATGAGTTTATGCTTGCGACGGGCCGAAATTATGAGAGTGCTGCGTCTATAGCGGAAGCATTGGACCTTGATCCACATCAAATTCCAATCGTTTCGCTTAATGGTATGCGCGTAGAGCATCCAATTCGAAATTATCGAGCAATCCAAGCTCCAATGAGTTATGAAGCGTGTGAGCGCATGGAAACACTTGGTACCAAGTATTTTATGGGCATCCTTTATTGCTTTGAAGATATTATATATTTTCAAATGGATGCACGATCTGAAGAAGATTTTGTATTTGGCGAAGATGAAGATCGATTAAGATTTTTTAGTGATGGTGCACGAGTATCTAAGGTAGATCATTTAAGTGATCTTCGTCATCGATTTGAAGCTGGGGATTCGATTCTCAAAATTGTATACATACAAAATGCAGATTATACAGAGTTGGTGAAAGAACGGATTGCTTTAGATATGGATGCGGATTATGATTTATTAATGGTAGCGCCTGGTTGGGCTGAAATCATGCCTAAACGTATTAATAAAGGTGATGCAATAATGGCGTATGCTGCTTACCGTGGTATTAAACCCGATGAAGTGCTTTGTTTTGGTGATAGTGATAATGATTTGACGATGATAAAACAGGCTGGAATTGGTGTTGCAATGGAAAATGCGAGACATTCTTTAAAAATCGTTGCGGATACGGTGACGTGTACAAATAATGAAAACGGCGTTGCGGAATATATCGCGGAGCATTTACTGAATTCGTTTGTGAAGGTCTAA